A window from Micromonospora profundi encodes these proteins:
- the groL gene encoding chaperonin GroEL (60 kDa chaperone family; promotes refolding of misfolded polypeptides especially under stressful conditions; forms two stacked rings of heptamers to form a barrel-shaped 14mer; ends can be capped by GroES; misfolded proteins enter the barrel where they are refolded when GroES binds) — MAKILSFSDDARHLLEHGVNALADAVKVTLGPRGRNVVLDKKFGAPTITNDGVTIAKEIELTNPYENLGAQLVKEVATKTNDVAGDGTTTATVLAQAMVREGLRNVTAGTNPAGLKRGVDAAATKISEALLGRAVEVADQKAIANVATISAQDSTIGELIAEAMERVGRDGVITVEEGSMLTTELEVTEGLQFDKGFISPNFVTDLEGQESVLEDAYILVTTQKISAIEELLPLLEKVLQNSKPLLIIAEDVEGQALSTLVVNSLRKTLKVCAVKAPGFGDRRKALLQDIAISTGAELVAPELGYKIDQVGLEVLGTARRVVVDKENTTIVDGGGQKADVEDRVSQIRKEIEASDSDWDREKLAERLAKLSGGIAVIKVGAATEVEMKERKHRIEDAIAATKAAVEEGTVPGGGAALVQILPVLDDDLGFTGDEKVGVSIVRKALVEPLRWIAQNAGHDGYVVTQKVAEMQWGHGLDAATGEYGDLVKAGIIDPVKVTRNAVTNAASIAGLLLTTESLVVEKPEQAEQAGAGGHGHGHGHGHQHGPGF; from the coding sequence ATGGCGAAGATCCTGAGCTTCTCGGACGACGCCCGACACCTGCTGGAGCACGGTGTCAACGCCCTCGCTGACGCGGTCAAGGTCACCCTCGGCCCGCGCGGGCGCAACGTCGTCCTGGACAAGAAATTCGGTGCGCCGACGATCACCAACGATGGTGTGACCATCGCCAAGGAGATCGAGCTCACCAACCCCTACGAGAACCTCGGCGCGCAGCTGGTCAAGGAGGTGGCGACCAAGACCAACGACGTCGCCGGCGACGGGACCACCACCGCGACCGTGCTGGCGCAGGCGATGGTCCGTGAGGGCCTGCGCAACGTGACCGCCGGCACCAACCCGGCTGGCCTCAAGCGGGGCGTCGACGCGGCAGCCACCAAGATCTCCGAGGCGCTGCTCGGTCGGGCCGTCGAGGTCGCCGACCAGAAGGCGATCGCGAACGTTGCCACGATCTCCGCGCAGGACTCCACGATCGGCGAGCTGATCGCCGAGGCGATGGAGCGGGTCGGCCGCGACGGCGTCATCACCGTCGAAGAGGGCTCGATGCTCACCACCGAGCTGGAGGTGACCGAGGGTCTCCAGTTCGACAAGGGCTTCATCTCGCCCAACTTCGTCACCGACCTGGAGGGCCAGGAGTCCGTCCTCGAGGACGCCTACATCCTGGTCACCACGCAGAAGATCTCCGCGATCGAGGAGCTGCTGCCGCTGCTGGAGAAGGTCCTCCAGAACAGCAAGCCGCTGCTGATCATCGCCGAGGACGTGGAGGGCCAGGCGCTCTCCACCCTCGTGGTCAACTCGCTGCGCAAGACCCTCAAGGTCTGCGCGGTGAAGGCCCCGGGCTTCGGTGACCGGCGCAAGGCGCTGCTCCAGGACATCGCCATCTCCACCGGCGCCGAACTGGTCGCCCCGGAGCTGGGCTACAAGATCGACCAGGTTGGCCTTGAGGTGCTGGGCACCGCTCGGCGCGTCGTGGTCGACAAGGAGAACACCACGATCGTCGACGGCGGCGGCCAGAAGGCCGACGTCGAGGACCGGGTGTCCCAGATCCGCAAGGAGATCGAGGCCTCCGACTCCGACTGGGACCGGGAGAAGCTGGCCGAGCGGCTCGCGAAGCTCTCCGGCGGTATCGCCGTGATCAAGGTTGGCGCGGCGACCGAGGTCGAGATGAAGGAGCGCAAGCACCGCATCGAGGACGCCATCGCGGCGACCAAGGCCGCGGTCGAGGAGGGCACCGTGCCCGGCGGCGGCGCCGCCCTGGTGCAGATCCTTCCGGTGCTCGACGACGACCTGGGCTTCACCGGTGACGAGAAGGTCGGCGTCTCGATCGTGCGCAAGGCGCTCGTCGAGCCGCTGCGCTGGATCGCGCAGAACGCCGGCCACGACGGCTACGTCGTGACCCAGAAGGTCGCCGAGATGCAGTGGGGCCACGGCCTCGACGCCGCCACCGGCGAGTACGGCGACCTGGTCAAGGCCGGCATCATCGACCCGGTGAAGGTGACCCGCAACGCGGTCACCAACGCCGCCTCGATCGCCGGCCTGCTGCTCACCACGGAGAGCCTCGTGGTGGAGAAGCCGGAGCAGGCCGAGCAGGCCGGCGCCGGTGGGCACGGCCACGGCCACGGTCACGGTCACCAGCACGGCCCGGGCTTCTGA
- a CDS encoding DUF4142 domain-containing protein, which yields MAPLRSARRQPGNRTHRAALLLIAIVAGIGVLPGVAVAAPAGGQQLNAADMTLLNGVRLAGLWEMPAGQMAAEKGQSAKVREIGAGIANEHQKLDQLVVDAANKLGATIPSEPTAEQKGWLAEMQKASGARFDQIFVTRLRVAHGKIFPVIGAVRASTRDATVRKLCDDANGFVMHHMQMLESTGLVRWPELPPAALPAPGSDGLLAAAAANTGPQVGVSSTVVWLVFLAALGTGGIATYRMLRRN from the coding sequence ATGGCACCGCTCAGATCCGCCCGTCGCCAGCCGGGCAACCGGACCCACCGGGCGGCGCTGCTGCTCATCGCGATCGTCGCGGGGATCGGTGTGCTGCCCGGCGTGGCCGTCGCCGCTCCCGCCGGTGGGCAACAGCTCAACGCCGCAGACATGACGTTGCTCAACGGGGTGCGGCTGGCCGGGCTGTGGGAGATGCCCGCCGGCCAGATGGCCGCCGAGAAGGGGCAGTCGGCAAAGGTCCGGGAGATCGGTGCGGGCATCGCCAACGAGCACCAGAAGCTCGACCAGCTCGTCGTGGATGCCGCAAACAAGCTCGGCGCGACCATCCCCAGTGAACCGACCGCCGAGCAGAAGGGCTGGCTGGCCGAGATGCAGAAGGCATCCGGCGCCCGGTTCGACCAGATCTTCGTCACCCGGCTCCGGGTGGCCCACGGCAAGATCTTCCCGGTGATCGGTGCGGTGCGGGCCAGCACCCGTGACGCGACGGTCCGCAAGCTCTGCGACGACGCCAACGGCTTCGTCATGCACCACATGCAGATGTTGGAGAGCACCGGCCTGGTCCGTTGGCCGGAACTGCCGCCGGCCGCCCTGCCCGCTCCGGGCTCAGACGGGCTGCTGGCCGCCGCCGCAGCCAACACCGGCCCACAGGTCGGTGTCAGCAGCACTGTCGTCTGGCTGGTCTTCCTCGCCGCACTGGGCACCGGCGGGATCGCCACCTACCGCATGTTGCGCCGCAACTGA
- a CDS encoding sugar ABC transporter substrate-binding protein codes for MRKGILTIAAVGLLATGGLTACGDDDSGGQASSAKTPKIGVILPDSKSSVRWETADRKFLKEAFEAAGVQYDIQNAQNDKTAFQTIADQMITGGVTVLMIVNLDSGTGKAVLDKAKSQGVATIDYDRLTLGGSAQYYVSFDNETVGKLQGEGLAKCLTAQGAKNPVVSYLNGSPTDNNATLFKNGYDSVLKPKFDAKEYVKGPEDAVPAWDNAQATTIFEQQLTKANGKIDGVLAANDGLGNAAISVLKKNKLNGKVPVTGQDASTEGLQNILAGDQCMTVYKAVREEAKAASDLAIALAKGEKKDTGQTVKDPEGGRDVPSVLLTPKAIYKENVKDVIADGYVTKEEVCAGTYAKLCADAGIS; via the coding sequence ATGCGTAAGGGGATCCTCACCATCGCCGCCGTGGGCCTGCTCGCGACCGGCGGCTTGACCGCCTGTGGCGACGACGACTCCGGCGGCCAGGCCAGCTCCGCCAAGACTCCCAAGATCGGCGTGATCCTCCCGGACAGCAAGTCGTCCGTCCGCTGGGAGACCGCGGACCGCAAGTTCCTCAAGGAAGCGTTCGAGGCCGCCGGCGTCCAGTACGACATCCAGAACGCCCAGAACGACAAGACCGCCTTCCAGACCATCGCCGACCAGATGATCACCGGCGGCGTCACCGTTCTGATGATCGTCAACCTGGACTCCGGCACCGGTAAGGCCGTCCTCGACAAGGCCAAGTCGCAGGGCGTCGCGACCATCGACTACGACCGGCTCACCCTGGGCGGCTCGGCCCAGTACTACGTCAGCTTCGACAACGAGACCGTCGGCAAGCTCCAGGGCGAGGGCCTGGCGAAGTGCCTGACCGCGCAGGGCGCCAAGAACCCCGTCGTGTCGTACCTGAACGGCTCCCCCACCGACAACAACGCCACCCTGTTCAAGAACGGCTACGACTCGGTGCTCAAGCCGAAGTTCGACGCCAAGGAGTACGTCAAGGGCCCCGAGGACGCCGTACCGGCCTGGGACAACGCACAGGCCACGACGATCTTCGAGCAGCAGCTCACCAAGGCCAACGGCAAGATCGACGGTGTGCTGGCCGCCAACGACGGCCTCGGCAACGCGGCCATCTCGGTGCTCAAGAAGAACAAGCTCAACGGCAAGGTCCCGGTCACCGGGCAGGACGCCAGCACCGAGGGCCTGCAGAACATCCTCGCCGGCGACCAGTGCATGACCGTCTACAAGGCGGTCCGGGAAGAGGCCAAGGCTGCCTCCGACCTGGCCATCGCGCTGGCCAAGGGCGAGAAGAAGGACACCGGCCAGACGGTGAAGGACCCCGAAGGCGGCCGCGACGTCCCCTCGGTGCTGCTCACCCCGAAGGCCATCTACAAGGAGAACGTCAAGGACGTCATCGCCGACGGCTACGTGACGAAGGAAGAGGTCTGCGCCGGGACGTACGCCAAGCTCTGCGCCGACGCCGGCATCAGCTGA
- a CDS encoding THUMP-like domain-containing protein, protein MDLDQLAALRTPEGSAALAAAAGLAGGDPLAAASALRSAGVPPALAAAALTQAELRHRAVGKFGPAAAGMFLTRAGLEQATRRVVADRRAERLHAAGVRTLADLGCGLGADALAAARAGIRVYGVEADPVTAEMAAANAAAAGLAERFTVECGDATAFDVSRVDGVFCDPARRRAGTGRRIFDPRAYSPPWDFVTGLAERVPRTVVKVAPGLDHALIPPGAEAEWVSVDGDLVEAALWCGELAREPRRATVHRQEGAGFRRHELTGSGAVEAPVGPPRRYLYDPDAAVVRAHLIAELAGELDATLGDPSIAYLYGDQPTRTPYARCLEVTDVLPFSLKRLRALLRDRRVGRVEILKRGSALTPEQLRKDLRLAGDQAASLVLTRVAGSPTVLVCRPVD, encoded by the coding sequence GTGGATCTCGATCAGCTGGCTGCGCTGCGTACCCCCGAGGGGTCGGCCGCACTCGCGGCGGCGGCCGGGCTGGCCGGCGGCGACCCGCTGGCGGCGGCGTCGGCCCTTCGATCGGCCGGGGTGCCACCCGCGCTCGCGGCGGCGGCGCTCACCCAGGCGGAGCTGCGCCACCGGGCGGTCGGCAAGTTCGGCCCGGCCGCCGCCGGGATGTTCCTCACCCGCGCCGGCCTGGAGCAGGCCACCCGCCGGGTCGTCGCGGACCGCCGCGCCGAACGGCTGCACGCGGCCGGCGTCCGCACGCTGGCCGACCTGGGTTGCGGCCTCGGCGCCGACGCGCTCGCCGCCGCCCGCGCCGGCATCCGGGTGTACGGGGTGGAGGCCGACCCGGTGACCGCCGAGATGGCAGCCGCCAACGCCGCAGCGGCGGGGCTGGCCGAGCGCTTCACTGTCGAGTGCGGCGACGCCACAGCGTTCGACGTCTCCCGGGTCGACGGCGTCTTCTGCGACCCGGCCCGGCGTCGGGCCGGCACCGGCCGTCGGATCTTCGACCCGCGTGCCTACTCACCACCGTGGGACTTCGTGACCGGGCTTGCCGAACGGGTGCCCCGCACTGTGGTGAAGGTGGCGCCGGGGTTGGATCACGCGCTCATCCCGCCCGGCGCGGAGGCGGAGTGGGTGAGCGTGGACGGCGACCTCGTCGAGGCGGCGCTCTGGTGCGGCGAACTGGCCCGGGAGCCCCGCCGCGCCACCGTCCACCGCCAGGAGGGCGCCGGGTTCCGCCGCCACGAGCTGACCGGCTCGGGTGCCGTCGAGGCCCCGGTCGGGCCACCACGCCGCTACCTGTACGACCCGGACGCGGCGGTGGTACGCGCGCACCTCATCGCCGAGCTGGCCGGTGAGCTGGACGCCACCCTCGGCGACCCGAGCATCGCCTACCTCTACGGCGACCAGCCGACCCGCACCCCGTACGCGCGCTGCCTGGAGGTCACCGACGTGCTGCCGTTCTCGCTCAAGCGCCTGCGGGCGCTGCTGCGGGACCGCAGGGTGGGGCGGGTGGAGATCCTCAAGCGGGGTTCGGCGCTCACCCCGGAACAGCTCCGCAAGGATCTGCGGCTGGCCGGCGACCAGGCGGCGAGCCTGGTGCTGACCCGGGTGGCCGGGTCGCCGACGGTGCTTGTCTGCCGGCCTGTCGACTAG
- the tsaD gene encoding tRNA (adenosine(37)-N6)-threonylcarbamoyltransferase complex transferase subunit TsaD, with amino-acid sequence MADEPLILGIETSCDETGVGIVRGHTLLADALASSVEEHARFGGVVPEVASRAHLEAIVPTMQRALTEAGVTLADIDAIAVTSGPGLAGALLVGVAAAKGYALAAEKPVYGVNHLAAHVAVDTLEHGPLPEPAIALLVSGGHSSLLLVDDLARGVTPLGATIDDAAGEAFDKVARLLGLPFPGGPPIDREARAGDAASIAFPRGLTAAKDLAAHRYDFSFSGLKTAVARWVEARQRAGEPVPVADVAASFQEAVCDVLTSKALAACRANGIDTLVIGGGVAANSRLRALAEQRAEKYGIRVRVPRPKLCTDNGAMVAALGSHLVAAGVAPSRLDLPADSALPLTTVSV; translated from the coding sequence ATGGCTGACGAACCGCTGATCCTGGGCATCGAAACCTCCTGCGACGAGACCGGTGTCGGCATCGTGCGGGGGCACACCCTGCTTGCCGACGCGCTCGCGTCGAGCGTCGAGGAGCACGCCCGCTTCGGTGGCGTGGTACCCGAGGTGGCCAGCCGCGCCCACTTGGAAGCCATCGTGCCGACCATGCAGCGGGCTCTGACCGAAGCCGGCGTCACCCTGGCCGACATCGACGCCATCGCGGTCACCTCCGGGCCCGGTCTCGCCGGTGCCCTGCTGGTCGGCGTCGCCGCAGCCAAGGGGTACGCGTTGGCCGCCGAGAAGCCGGTGTACGGCGTGAACCACCTCGCCGCACACGTCGCGGTGGACACGTTGGAGCACGGGCCGCTGCCGGAACCCGCCATCGCGTTGCTCGTCTCCGGCGGGCACTCGTCCCTGCTGCTCGTCGACGACCTGGCCCGGGGCGTGACCCCACTCGGCGCGACAATCGACGACGCGGCCGGTGAGGCGTTCGACAAGGTTGCCCGGCTGCTCGGGTTGCCGTTCCCGGGTGGCCCGCCCATCGACCGGGAGGCACGGGCCGGTGACGCCGCCTCGATCGCCTTCCCGCGCGGCCTCACCGCAGCCAAGGACCTCGCCGCCCATAGGTATGACTTCTCGTTCTCCGGGCTCAAGACCGCCGTCGCCCGCTGGGTCGAGGCGCGGCAGCGCGCCGGTGAGCCGGTGCCGGTGGCCGACGTGGCAGCCTCCTTCCAGGAGGCGGTCTGCGACGTGCTGACCAGCAAGGCGCTCGCCGCCTGCCGGGCGAACGGCATCGACACGCTGGTGATCGGCGGGGGAGTGGCGGCGAACTCCCGACTGCGGGCGCTTGCCGAGCAGCGGGCCGAGAAGTACGGCATCCGGGTCCGGGTGCCCCGGCCGAAACTGTGCACCGACAACGGGGCGATGGTGGCGGCGCTCGGTTCGCACCTGGTCGCCGCCGGGGTCGCGCCGAGCCGGCTGGACCTGCCGGCCGACTCGGCGCTGCCGCTGACAACGGTCAGCGTGTGA
- a CDS encoding ROK family protein, with the protein MRPAPSQDEVRRQNLGALLRHVHVHGATTRAELTTTLRLNRSTIGALTADLTAVGLVSEGTPKETGRAGRPSLVVRPESNRVYAYAYSVEVDRLRAARVGLGGAVLDRRDLDRPRGLLAAEAAPLLAGAVKEMQQTVPADAICVGAGVAVCGMVRRDDGLVRLGPTTGWVDEPIGAALGAELGIDVPITVGNVADVAAFAEHTRGVAAGCDNVIYLYGDVGVGAGIIAGGRRLTGHGGYGGEVGHMKVVRDGLPCECGARGCWETEIGEHGLLRAAGRSDARGREALLAVFDAADRGDARAQTAVRQAGDWLGFGIANLVNVFNPEMLIFGGTMRDLYLASAAQIRSRLNSNALGACLEHVRLRTPQLGEDAPLIGAAELAFERLLADPLDVG; encoded by the coding sequence ATGCGCCCGGCACCAAGCCAGGACGAGGTCCGGCGGCAGAACCTGGGGGCTCTGCTGCGACACGTACACGTCCACGGGGCGACCACACGGGCCGAACTGACCACCACCCTGAGGCTGAACCGCAGCACCATCGGGGCCCTCACCGCCGACCTGACCGCAGTGGGTCTGGTCAGCGAGGGCACACCGAAGGAGACCGGCCGGGCCGGACGTCCGTCACTGGTCGTCCGGCCCGAATCCAACCGGGTGTACGCGTACGCGTACTCCGTCGAGGTTGACCGGCTGCGCGCCGCCCGCGTCGGGCTCGGCGGCGCGGTGCTGGACCGCCGCGACCTGGACCGACCGCGCGGCCTGTTGGCCGCCGAGGCCGCGCCGCTGCTGGCCGGCGCGGTCAAGGAGATGCAGCAGACGGTGCCCGCCGACGCGATCTGCGTCGGCGCGGGCGTGGCCGTCTGCGGCATGGTCCGCCGCGACGACGGCCTGGTCCGGCTCGGTCCCACCACCGGCTGGGTGGACGAGCCGATCGGCGCGGCGCTCGGCGCCGAACTCGGCATCGACGTACCGATCACCGTGGGCAACGTGGCCGACGTGGCGGCGTTCGCCGAGCACACCCGGGGCGTCGCGGCCGGCTGCGACAACGTCATCTACCTGTACGGCGATGTCGGGGTCGGCGCCGGCATCATCGCCGGTGGACGAAGGCTCACCGGGCACGGCGGATACGGCGGCGAGGTCGGCCACATGAAGGTGGTCCGCGACGGCCTGCCCTGCGAGTGCGGGGCCCGGGGCTGCTGGGAAACCGAGATCGGCGAGCACGGCCTGCTGCGGGCCGCCGGGCGCTCCGACGCCCGGGGCCGCGAGGCGCTGCTGGCCGTCTTCGACGCCGCCGACCGGGGTGACGCACGAGCCCAGACGGCGGTACGCCAGGCCGGCGACTGGCTCGGCTTCGGAATCGCCAACCTGGTGAACGTCTTCAACCCCGAGATGCTCATCTTCGGCGGCACCATGCGCGACCTCTACCTCGCCTCGGCAGCCCAGATCCGCAGCCGCCTCAACTCCAACGCGCTTGGCGCGTGCCTGGAGCACGTCCGGCTGCGCACCCCCCAACTGGGCGAGGACGCGCCCCTGATCGGCGCCGCCGAGCTGGCCTTCGAGCGGCTCCTCGCGGACCCCCTCGACGTGGGCTGA
- the groES gene encoding co-chaperone GroES → MPVTTATKVAIKPLEDRIVVQANEAETTTASGIVIPDTAKEKPQEGTVLAVGPGRVDDNGNRVPVDVQVGDTVLYSKYGGTEVKYAGEEYLVLSARDVLAVIEK, encoded by the coding sequence ATGCCCGTGACTACCGCGACCAAGGTTGCGATCAAGCCGCTCGAGGACCGCATCGTGGTCCAGGCGAACGAGGCTGAGACCACCACGGCGTCGGGCATCGTGATCCCCGACACCGCCAAGGAGAAGCCGCAGGAGGGCACTGTCCTCGCTGTGGGCCCGGGGCGCGTCGACGACAACGGCAACCGGGTTCCGGTTGACGTGCAGGTCGGCGACACCGTCCTCTACTCGAAGTACGGCGGCACCGAGGTCAAGTACGCCGGCGAAGAGTACCTGGTGCTCTCCGCCCGCGACGTCCTCGCGGTCATCGAGAAGTAA
- a CDS encoding ATP-binding cassette domain-containing protein: MSATPLLELRGIDKSFGPVQVLRDVAFTAHPGEVTALVGDNGAGKSTLVKCISGIYPTDAGEFLFNGEQVSISSPRDAADLGIEVVYQDLALCDNLDIVQNMFLGREKRRGIVLDEPTMEQLAAETLAGLSVRTVTSLRQHVSSLSGGQRQTVAIAKAVLWNSRLVILDEPTAALGVAQTAQVLELVRRLADNGLAVVLISHNMNDVFAVSDRIAALYLGQMVAQVKTTDITHSQVVELITAGRSGGLGLATDPGTGGNGNGNQLADSTSGGDR; this comes from the coding sequence GTGTCCGCGACCCCCCTGCTGGAACTACGCGGGATCGACAAGAGCTTCGGTCCCGTCCAGGTGCTCCGCGATGTCGCCTTCACCGCCCACCCGGGCGAGGTGACGGCCCTCGTCGGCGACAACGGCGCCGGCAAGTCGACCCTGGTCAAGTGCATCAGCGGCATCTACCCCACCGACGCCGGCGAGTTCCTGTTCAACGGCGAACAGGTGAGCATCAGCAGCCCGCGGGACGCCGCCGACCTCGGCATCGAGGTCGTCTACCAGGACCTCGCCCTCTGCGACAACCTCGACATCGTGCAGAACATGTTCCTCGGCCGGGAGAAGCGCCGCGGCATCGTCCTGGACGAGCCCACGATGGAACAGCTCGCCGCCGAGACGCTCGCCGGGCTGTCCGTGCGCACCGTCACCTCGCTGCGCCAGCACGTCTCCAGCCTCTCCGGCGGCCAGCGACAGACCGTGGCCATCGCCAAGGCGGTGCTGTGGAACAGCAGACTGGTAATCCTGGACGAGCCCACCGCCGCCCTCGGCGTCGCGCAGACCGCCCAGGTGCTCGAACTGGTCCGCCGGCTCGCCGACAACGGCCTCGCCGTGGTGCTCATCTCGCACAACATGAACGACGTCTTCGCCGTCTCCGACCGCATCGCCGCGCTGTACCTCGGCCAGATGGTCGCCCAGGTGAAGACCACCGACATCACCCATTCCCAGGTGGTCGAGCTGATCACCGCAGGGCGCTCGGGCGGGCTCGGCCTCGCCACCGACCCGGGTACGGGCGGCAACGGCAACGGCAACCAGCTGGCCGACTCGACCTCAGGAGGCGACCGATGA
- a CDS encoding sugar ABC transporter permease, whose translation MTTTAVRKDGPAAVTPPPTIEGHVRTYVSRVRGGDVGALPAVLGLLVLCTVFAIMQPSSFLSAGNFANLFTQGAAVTLIAMGLVFVLLLGEIDLSAGFASGVCAAVLANVVTVLGYPWWVAVLAAVATGVVIGTTLGLLVAKIGIPSFVVTLAGFLAFQGIVLMLMKEGTNISVRDDVLVAIANRNLSPALGWVLAILAVAGYAAVQLLRHRNRVARGLITDPLAVVAVRIGGLAVILGAAVYILNLERSRNVLISSLKGVPIVVPVIAVLLIIWTFVLQRTSYGRHIYAVGGNREAARRAGIEVDRIRISVFVICSSMAAVGGIVAASRANSVDPNTGGSNVLLYAVGAAVIGGTSLFGGKGRVFDAVLGGAVVAVIDNGMGLMGYSAGVKYVVTGVVLMLAASVDAFSRRRAAATGTR comes from the coding sequence ATGACCACCACCGCCGTGCGGAAGGACGGCCCCGCCGCCGTCACACCGCCGCCGACAATCGAGGGCCACGTCCGCACCTACGTGAGCCGGGTACGCGGCGGCGACGTCGGCGCGCTCCCTGCCGTTCTCGGCCTTCTCGTGCTCTGCACCGTCTTCGCGATCATGCAGCCGTCGTCGTTCCTGTCCGCCGGCAACTTCGCCAACCTCTTCACACAGGGTGCGGCGGTCACGCTCATCGCGATGGGGCTCGTCTTCGTCCTGCTGCTCGGCGAGATCGACCTCTCCGCAGGCTTCGCCAGCGGCGTCTGCGCAGCCGTACTCGCCAACGTGGTCACAGTTCTCGGCTACCCCTGGTGGGTCGCCGTGCTCGCCGCCGTCGCCACCGGCGTCGTCATCGGCACCACTCTCGGCCTGCTCGTCGCGAAGATCGGCATTCCGTCCTTCGTGGTCACCCTCGCCGGGTTCCTCGCCTTCCAGGGCATCGTGCTGATGCTCATGAAGGAGGGCACGAACATCTCCGTACGCGACGACGTGCTTGTCGCCATCGCCAACCGCAACCTCAGCCCCGCCCTGGGCTGGGTCCTGGCCATCCTCGCCGTCGCCGGCTACGCCGCTGTGCAACTGCTGCGCCACCGCAACCGGGTGGCCCGCGGCCTCATCACCGACCCGCTGGCAGTGGTGGCCGTCCGGATCGGCGGCCTCGCCGTCATCCTCGGCGCGGCGGTCTACATCCTCAACCTGGAGCGCAGCCGCAACGTCCTCATCAGCTCCCTCAAGGGCGTGCCGATCGTCGTACCGGTCATCGCCGTTCTGCTCATCATCTGGACCTTCGTGCTCCAGCGCACCAGCTACGGGCGCCACATCTACGCTGTGGGCGGCAACAGGGAAGCTGCCCGACGCGCCGGCATCGAGGTGGACCGCATCCGGATCTCGGTATTCGTCATCTGCTCCTCGATGGCTGCCGTCGGCGGCATCGTGGCGGCCAGCCGAGCCAACTCGGTCGACCCCAACACCGGGGGCAGTAACGTACTGCTCTACGCCGTCGGCGCGGCGGTGATCGGCGGCACCAGCCTCTTCGGCGGCAAGGGCCGGGTCTTCGACGCCGTCCTCGGTGGAGCGGTGGTCGCGGTCATCGACAACGGAATGGGCCTCATGGGTTACAGCGCGGGAGTCAAGTACGTGGTCACCGGCGTCGTACTCATGCTCGCCGCCAGCGTCGACGCCTTCTCCCGCCGCCGGGCAGCCGCCACCGGCACCCGCTGA
- a CDS encoding DUF1707 SHOCT-like domain-containing protein — MDVELRASDDDRHRVVAELHRHTTAGRLTLDEFSERVGAVWTARTLGDLAVLTRDLPALPGAGASTPAGAEHLGHGRRELLVLFAVAAVTLLLLGGLLAITR, encoded by the coding sequence GTGGATGTCGAGCTGCGCGCCTCCGACGACGACCGCCATCGGGTGGTCGCCGAGCTGCACCGGCACACCACAGCGGGCCGGCTGACGCTCGACGAGTTCTCCGAACGGGTAGGTGCTGTATGGACGGCCCGTACCCTCGGTGACCTCGCCGTGCTGACCCGTGACCTGCCAGCTCTACCCGGCGCCGGCGCCAGCACCCCGGCCGGCGCCGAGCACCTGGGGCACGGCCGCCGGGAGCTGCTGGTGCTCTTCGCCGTCGCCGCTGTGACCCTGCTGCTGCTCGGTGGTCTCCTCGCCATCACCCGCTGA
- the ybaK gene encoding Cys-tRNA(Pro) deacylase, giving the protein MAGQGTPATALLVKHGVAHRIHPYRVSPDAPNYGALVAAALGVAPEQVFKSLVTEVDGALTVAVVPVTGELDLKALAAAAGGKRATLADRSVAERATGYVRGGISPLGQRRRLPTVLDESALDLPTIYVSAGRRGLQLELAAADLVALTEARTAALQAH; this is encoded by the coding sequence GTGGCGGGACAGGGCACTCCGGCGACGGCACTGCTGGTCAAGCATGGCGTCGCGCATCGCATCCATCCGTACCGGGTGTCTCCGGACGCGCCGAACTACGGCGCGCTGGTGGCGGCGGCGCTCGGTGTGGCACCGGAGCAGGTGTTCAAGTCGTTGGTGACCGAGGTCGACGGTGCGCTCACGGTGGCAGTCGTTCCGGTCACCGGAGAACTGGACCTCAAGGCTCTCGCCGCCGCTGCCGGAGGCAAGCGGGCGACGCTCGCCGACCGATCGGTCGCCGAGCGGGCCACGGGCTACGTACGGGGCGGTATCAGCCCGCTCGGGCAGCGTCGGCGGCTGCCCACGGTGCTTGACGAGTCCGCACTGGACCTGCCGACGATCTACGTCTCCGCTGGCCGGCGCGGTCTGCAACTGGAGCTGGCGGCGGCTGATCTGGTGGCCCTGACCGAGGCCCGCACCGCGGCGTTGCAAGCCCACTGA